A window of Lacibacter sediminis contains these coding sequences:
- a CDS encoding class I SAM-dependent methyltransferase has protein sequence MEQNFDQFAKDYRSTHTKSIKAVAGADSFYFAQHKVKELARFEKNNSQIFLDLGCGDGAIESYIAAQFPTFSVTGIDISNESIVVANKKEISGCRFLWFDGVSIPFPENTFHVVFIAGVLHHVPLSQRQNLVNEIARVLQPGGRLYLFEHNPYNPLTRYLVNTCVFDEGVHLLKAKESRTLLRKAGLKILDKRYVIFFPRGRFFKWLHKTESMLAHVPLGGQYYFRAIKELPNQH, from the coding sequence ATGGAGCAAAACTTTGATCAATTTGCCAAAGACTACAGAAGTACGCATACAAAAAGTATAAAGGCAGTTGCAGGAGCTGACAGTTTTTATTTTGCCCAACATAAAGTAAAGGAGCTTGCACGCTTTGAAAAAAACAACTCCCAGATTTTTTTGGATTTGGGCTGTGGTGATGGAGCAATCGAATCATATATCGCAGCACAATTCCCAACTTTTTCTGTTACGGGTATTGATATATCAAACGAAAGCATTGTTGTTGCGAATAAAAAGGAAATATCTGGATGCAGGTTTTTATGGTTCGATGGAGTAAGCATTCCATTTCCTGAAAACACTTTTCATGTCGTATTTATAGCGGGTGTTTTGCATCATGTGCCATTGAGTCAAAGGCAAAATTTAGTGAATGAAATTGCCCGTGTACTTCAACCAGGTGGACGATTGTATTTGTTTGAACACAACCCGTATAACCCACTAACGAGATATCTTGTAAATACCTGTGTATTTGATGAAGGTGTACATCTGCTTAAAGCAAAAGAGTCCAGAACATTGTTAAGAAAAGCAGGGCTGAAAATTCTTGACAAAAGATATGTGATTTTTTTCCCGAGAGGACGCTTCTTTAAGTGGCTGCACAAAACTGAATCAATGCTTGCACACGTTCCTTTGGGTGGCCAGTATTATTTTAGAGCAATAAAAGAGTTGCCTAATCAACATTGA
- a CDS encoding glycosyltransferase family 2 protein: MPQVSILIPVLNEAENILPLFYEVKKYVPEDFELLFIDDGSSDTTFTEIQQLALRDDRVKCISFSRNFGHQHALMAGMDYANGNYIITMDGDLQHPPSCLPVILEQLEKGYDIVLTKRMKTKDLGFFKKVFTRIFYRFINFLSDIPIEENVSDFRGFNRKVLIAIRKFEERDLFLRGIFSWVGFKKVTIPFDAPSRLHGASKYGFAAMMKLALRGTTSFSFKPLRISLLIGTIVSLISFGLLTMTIISYFQGKTVPGWASLMTVVTFMGGIQLLVIGLMGEYIASLFRESKRRPLYIIDEMINVD; the protein is encoded by the coding sequence ATGCCGCAAGTCTCCATTCTTATACCTGTACTAAACGAAGCTGAAAATATTCTTCCGCTTTTCTATGAAGTGAAAAAATATGTTCCGGAAGATTTTGAACTGCTTTTCATTGATGACGGAAGTAGTGATACCACATTTACTGAGATACAGCAATTAGCCTTACGTGATGATCGGGTAAAATGCATTTCTTTCTCCCGGAATTTTGGTCATCAACATGCTTTGATGGCAGGTATGGACTATGCAAATGGCAATTATATTATTACAATGGATGGTGATTTGCAACATCCCCCCTCCTGCTTGCCTGTTATTCTTGAACAGTTAGAAAAAGGGTATGACATTGTTCTTACCAAGAGAATGAAAACGAAAGACCTTGGTTTTTTCAAGAAAGTTTTCACCCGTATATTTTACCGGTTCATTAATTTTTTATCTGATATACCGATTGAAGAAAACGTTTCTGATTTCAGAGGGTTTAACCGAAAAGTGTTGATTGCCATCCGCAAATTTGAAGAACGAGACCTGTTCCTGAGAGGTATTTTCAGTTGGGTGGGATTTAAAAAAGTGACCATCCCTTTTGATGCACCTTCCCGTTTGCACGGAGCAAGCAAGTATGGCTTTGCCGCCATGATGAAATTAGCATTGAGAGGAACCACATCATTCAGCTTTAAACCCCTGCGTATTTCGTTGCTCATCGGAACAATTGTTTCACTTATTTCTTTTGGATTGCTTACCATGACCATCATTAGTTATTTCCAAGGCAAAACAGTTCCCGGCTGGGCTTCATTAATGACAGTGGTAACGTTTATGGGAGGCATCCAACTCTTAGTCATTGGATTGATGGGTGAATATATTGCCAGTTTATTCAGAGAAAGCAAACGAAGACCATTGTATATTATTGATGAAATGATCAATGTTGATTAG
- a CDS encoding riboflavin synthase: protein MFTGIIEATGNITAIETSGTNKSFWINSPVSQELKVDQSVAHNGVCLTVEEVKDGMHRVTAIAETLDKTNLGNWEKGHTINIERCLLMNARLDGHMVQGHVDTTGTCIKLKELDGSWEYTFQFPTEFAGLLVEKGSIAVNGISLTVFNVAKDHFSVAIIPYTYEHTNMQAVKEGATVNLEFDIIGKYVLRNAQLHAKS, encoded by the coding sequence ATGTTTACAGGAATTATTGAAGCAACAGGCAATATTACCGCTATTGAAACATCCGGAACAAATAAAAGCTTCTGGATAAATTCCCCTGTTTCGCAGGAGTTGAAAGTAGATCAAAGTGTAGCTCACAACGGGGTTTGTCTCACCGTTGAAGAAGTAAAAGATGGGATGCACAGGGTTACTGCAATCGCTGAAACTTTAGATAAGACCAACCTTGGAAACTGGGAAAAGGGTCATACAATTAATATTGAACGCTGTCTTTTGATGAATGCCCGTTTAGATGGCCATATGGTGCAAGGACATGTTGACACAACAGGCACTTGCATCAAATTAAAAGAACTTGATGGCAGTTGGGAATATACGTTTCAATTTCCTACAGAATTCGCAGGATTACTCGTAGAAAAGGGTTCTATTGCTGTAAATGGCATCAGCCTTACTGTGTTTAATGTGGCCAAAGATCATTTCAGTGTGGCTATTATTCCCTACACCTATGAACACACCAATATGCAGGCAGTAAAAGAGGGCGCAACTGTAAACCTCGAATTCGATATTATTGGCAAATATGTTCTGCGAAATGCCCAGCTTCATGCAAAGAGCTAA
- the rpsU gene encoding 30S ribosomal protein S21 has translation MLIIDSKDCENIDKALKKYKKKFEKSKVLLQLRERQSYTKPSVRRRGDVLKAIYKQQIASGKIEL, from the coding sequence ATGCTGATTATCGATTCAAAAGATTGCGAAAACATTGACAAGGCACTGAAAAAGTACAAGAAGAAGTTCGAAAAGAGCAAAGTATTACTTCAGTTGCGTGAGCGCCAGTCTTACACAAAACCATCTGTACGTCGTAGAGGTGATGTGTTAAAAGCAATCTATAAGCAACAGATCGCAAGCGGTAAGATAGAATTGTAA
- a CDS encoding tyrosine-type recombinase/integrase: MPVNDHPYILSFLEYLKFEKRYSPHTIRSYQDDLAFFFDFLSVTFGEVELKDIKSTFIRSWLAKQKEEGASAKTLNRRISSLRSFFKYQLRQEQIAVSPMTTIVTPKQSKRLPVFVEQKDTEVLFQHVEFPDNWEGLMNRMIMELLYCSGMRLSELISLKHTQVDTAKGQLKILGKGNKERIVPLSDEMKMHINDYLKQKKEQFAGEIVFEYLLVNEKGKKLYPKYVQAVVKSYLSLITTIEKKSPHVLRHTFATHLMNNGAELNAVKELLGHSSLAATQIYTHNTIEKLKDIHKKAHPKA; encoded by the coding sequence ATGCCTGTCAACGATCATCCATATATCCTTTCTTTCCTGGAGTATCTCAAATTTGAGAAGCGCTATTCTCCCCATACCATCCGTTCTTACCAGGATGATCTTGCATTTTTCTTTGATTTTCTTTCTGTAACATTTGGCGAGGTTGAATTAAAAGACATCAAATCCACTTTTATACGGAGCTGGTTAGCGAAGCAAAAAGAAGAAGGGGCATCTGCAAAAACACTCAACAGAAGGATTTCTTCCTTACGTTCCTTTTTTAAATACCAATTAAGGCAGGAGCAAATAGCTGTTTCTCCGATGACGACGATTGTAACGCCCAAACAAAGCAAACGGTTACCGGTTTTTGTTGAGCAGAAGGATACAGAGGTGCTATTTCAACATGTAGAATTTCCGGACAATTGGGAGGGGCTTATGAACAGGATGATCATGGAGTTGCTTTATTGTTCTGGTATGAGGTTGAGCGAACTTATTTCGTTGAAACATACCCAGGTTGACACCGCAAAAGGTCAGCTGAAAATATTAGGAAAAGGTAATAAGGAGCGAATTGTTCCATTATCTGATGAGATGAAAATGCACATAAACGACTATCTCAAACAAAAGAAAGAGCAATTCGCAGGCGAAATTGTATTTGAGTATTTATTGGTAAATGAAAAGGGTAAAAAACTTTATCCCAAATATGTTCAGGCAGTTGTTAAAAGTTACCTGTCGCTTATAACCACTATTGAAAAAAAGAGCCCACACGTATTGAGGCACACATTTGCCACTCATTTGATGAACAACGGTGCAGAATTGAATGCAGTAAAGGAACTGCTTGGTCATAGCAGCTTAGCGGCAACACAGATCTACACGCACAATACCATCGAAAAGCTGAAGGATATTCATAAGAAAGCGCATCCTAAAGCATAG
- a CDS encoding SGNH/GDSL hydrolase family protein, with product MLKKFVFISLSFFIVLSLLNIFSGIVLWRLHKNYQPKKGHKDAPYIYFEQEPHGAYTNGFEIDSTIPLNKANNEYRILLLGGSVANGLGSTVSKEGDFKSSSIRKSYLEKLLQDSLKNRKITVLNGAIASFVTEQEFIAFQKFLQFYNPDMVIGLHGYNDIESFRVTHHDLNERFAPQPMFYVSGMVSPPFKMVENFKKNYSFGNIFSGYYSHLRNALFFSLKKTGATEYPFENTDDLTDTRLQSYASQHFFVCKDLYDFCRVKKIQYLNFLQPVRFYKSNDSTYYGNDKSKVYPFLAKTYYYMEKRLDSLPDNVNLTDLDQKRLDYVDDCHPSNDGFRFLAEAIVPVILKKINQPLKN from the coding sequence ATGCTTAAAAAATTCGTATTTATTAGTTTGTCATTCTTTATCGTTTTATCTCTTCTGAATATCTTTTCAGGAATTGTTTTATGGAGATTGCATAAAAATTATCAGCCCAAAAAAGGGCATAAAGATGCCCCTTATATTTACTTTGAACAGGAACCGCACGGAGCATATACAAATGGTTTTGAAATTGACAGTACCATTCCTTTAAACAAAGCAAATAACGAGTACCGTATATTACTTTTAGGAGGCAGTGTTGCTAATGGTTTAGGAAGCACTGTTTCAAAAGAAGGGGATTTTAAAAGCAGTTCTATCAGAAAAAGCTATCTCGAAAAATTACTTCAGGATAGCTTGAAAAACCGGAAAATCACGGTTCTTAATGGTGCTATTGCCAGTTTTGTAACAGAACAGGAGTTCATTGCCTTTCAAAAATTTTTACAATTTTATAACCCGGATATGGTAATTGGACTACACGGGTATAATGACATTGAAAGTTTCAGGGTTACACACCACGACTTAAATGAACGATTTGCCCCCCAACCCATGTTTTATGTAAGTGGTATGGTTTCACCTCCTTTTAAAATGGTCGAAAACTTCAAGAAAAATTATTCATTCGGTAATATTTTCAGTGGCTATTATTCGCACCTCCGCAATGCGTTGTTTTTTTCTTTAAAAAAAACAGGGGCAACAGAATACCCATTTGAAAATACCGATGATCTTACTGACACCCGATTACAATCCTATGCAAGTCAGCATTTTTTTGTGTGCAAAGACCTTTACGATTTTTGCAGGGTAAAGAAGATTCAGTACCTGAATTTTCTGCAGCCTGTTCGATTTTATAAATCCAATGACTCAACCTACTATGGGAACGATAAATCCAAAGTTTATCCCTTCCTCGCAAAAACTTATTATTACATGGAAAAAAGGCTTGATTCGCTCCCCGATAATGTTAACCTTACAGATCTAGATCAGAAAAGACTTGATTACGTCGATGATTGCCACCCCAGTAATGATGGGTTTCGATTTTTAGCGGAAGCTATCGTCCCCGTCATTTTAAAAAAAATAAATCAGCCTCTAAAGAACTGA
- a CDS encoding HPF/RaiA family ribosome-associated protein has translation MTVKIQTVRFDADAKLIEYVKQRVEKLYNFHDRITKVDVFLKLDNVVHNIKDKVAEIKVHVPRQHLFVKQTSKSFEQSFDEALDSLITQLKRKKEKQYDL, from the coding sequence ATGACCGTTAAGATCCAAACCGTACGTTTTGACGCAGATGCGAAATTAATTGAGTACGTAAAACAGAGAGTAGAGAAACTTTACAACTTTCACGACAGGATCACGAAAGTTGATGTGTTTTTGAAACTCGACAATGTGGTACACAACATCAAAGACAAAGTAGCTGAGATTAAAGTACACGTACCGAGGCAGCACTTATTCGTAAAACAAACATCCAAATCATTTGAGCAGAGTTTTGATGAAGCATTGGATTCACTCATCACCCAACTAAAACGAAAAAAAGAAAAGCAATACGATTTGTAA
- the tuf gene encoding elongation factor Tu, with translation MSKETFKREKPHVNIGTIGHVDHGKTTLTAAITTILSKTGMGNVAKKYDEIDGAPEEKERGITINTAHVEYQTANRHYAHVDCPGHADYVKNMITGAAQMDGAILVVAATDGPMPQTREHILLARQVGVPSMVVFMNKVDLVEDAELLELVEMEIRELLTKNGFDGDNTPIIQGSATGALAEEPQWVAKVEELMAAVDSFIPLPPRPIDQPFLMSVEDVFSITGRGTVATGRIERGIVKVGEAVEIVGLMESPLSSTVTGVEMFKKLLDQGQAGDNAGLLLRGIEKKDIRRGMVICAPKTITPHTEFKGEVYVLSKEEGGRHTPFFQKYRPQFYFRTTDVTGEVELPAGTEMVMPGDNTSLTVKLIQPIAMEKGLKFAIREGGRTVGAGQVTEILK, from the coding sequence ATGTCTAAAGAGACCTTTAAGCGGGAAAAACCGCACGTAAATATTGGTACTATTGGTCACGTAGACCATGGTAAAACCACTTTAACGGCGGCTATTACAACTATCCTTTCTAAAACAGGAATGGGTAACGTTGCAAAAAAATACGATGAAATTGATGGTGCTCCAGAAGAAAAAGAGCGTGGTATCACTATTAATACTGCACACGTAGAATATCAAACAGCTAACCGCCACTACGCACACGTAGATTGTCCAGGTCACGCTGATTATGTAAAGAACATGATCACTGGTGCTGCACAAATGGACGGAGCTATTTTGGTAGTAGCTGCAACTGATGGTCCTATGCCGCAAACAAGGGAACATATCTTATTGGCTCGCCAGGTAGGTGTACCTAGCATGGTTGTGTTTATGAATAAGGTTGATCTGGTAGAAGATGCTGAGTTATTGGAACTGGTTGAAATGGAAATTCGTGAATTGTTGACTAAGAATGGTTTCGACGGAGATAACACTCCAATCATTCAAGGTTCAGCAACTGGTGCTTTGGCTGAAGAACCACAATGGGTTGCTAAAGTTGAAGAGTTAATGGCAGCGGTTGATAGCTTTATTCCTTTACCTCCAAGACCAATTGATCAACCATTCCTGATGAGTGTTGAGGACGTATTCTCAATCACTGGTCGTGGTACTGTTGCTACAGGTCGTATTGAGCGTGGTATTGTGAAAGTAGGTGAAGCAGTTGAAATTGTTGGTTTAATGGAATCTCCTTTAAGCTCTACAGTAACTGGTGTTGAAATGTTTAAAAAACTTCTTGATCAAGGTCAGGCTGGTGATAACGCAGGGTTACTCCTCCGTGGTATTGAGAAAAAAGATATCCGTCGTGGTATGGTTATCTGCGCTCCAAAAACAATCACTCCTCACACTGAGTTCAAAGGTGAAGTTTACGTATTGAGTAAGGAAGAAGGTGGACGTCACACTCCGTTCTTCCAAAAATACCGTCCTCAGTTCTACTTCCGTACAACTGACGTAACTGGTGAAGTTGAATTACCGGCAGGTACTGAAATGGTTATGCCTGGTGATAATACTAGCCTTACTGTAAAACTGATCCAGCCAATTGCGATGGAGAAAGGTTTGAAGTTTGCGATCCGTGAAGGTGGTCGTACAGTAGGTGCCGGTCAGGTAACTGAAATCTTAAAATAA
- the secE gene encoding preprotein translocase subunit SecE, with protein sequence MNKVSAYFRDSYRELLEKVTWPTWQQLQQSTMIVLIATLIITAIVWLMDLGIASGLQAFYSFFKK encoded by the coding sequence ATGAACAAAGTATCCGCTTATTTCAGAGACTCTTACAGAGAACTCCTCGAAAAAGTAACTTGGCCAACCTGGCAACAGCTTCAGCAATCGACTATGATTGTGCTGATTGCTACACTCATCATTACTGCTATCGTGTGGCTAATGGATCTGGGAATTGCCAGCGGTCTTCAAGCCTTTTATTCATTCTTCAAAAAGTAA
- the nusG gene encoding transcription termination/antitermination protein NusG, whose amino-acid sequence MSETANVETSKWYVLRVVSGKEKKVKEYLDKEISRNGWDNIVKQVFLPVEKVYKVANGKKVVRERNFYPGYVMIEVENGKMGDDIRETIANTSNVIHFLGKENPIALRKAEVNKMLGKVDEMADASGMTMSEPFIVGETIKIIDGPFNDFNGVIEEVNDEKKKLKVAVKVFGRATPVELNYMQVEKLS is encoded by the coding sequence ATGTCTGAAACTGCCAATGTGGAAACCAGTAAGTGGTATGTGCTTCGTGTCGTAAGCGGCAAAGAGAAGAAGGTGAAGGAATATCTTGATAAAGAAATTTCACGCAACGGTTGGGACAATATCGTTAAGCAGGTATTTCTTCCGGTTGAAAAAGTGTACAAAGTAGCCAATGGTAAGAAGGTTGTGCGTGAGCGTAACTTCTATCCTGGTTATGTAATGATTGAAGTTGAAAACGGAAAGATGGGGGATGATATTCGTGAAACCATCGCTAATACCAGCAACGTTATTCACTTTCTTGGTAAAGAAAATCCAATTGCTTTACGTAAAGCAGAAGTAAATAAAATGCTTGGCAAGGTGGATGAAATGGCTGATGCAAGTGGTATGACGATGAGCGAGCCGTTTATTGTGGGCGAAACGATCAAGATCATTGATGGACCATTCAACGACTTTAATGGCGTAATTGAAGAAGTAAATGACGAGAAGAAGAAACTGAAAGTAGCAGTAAAAGTATTCGGTCGTGCTACACCGGTTGAATTGAATTATATGCAGGTTGAAAAGCTTTCATAA